In Streptomyces alboniger, the following are encoded in one genomic region:
- a CDS encoding CGNR zinc finger domain-containing protein, whose amino-acid sequence MLITHDTRCSLDSVVDLVNTAPEDDGADGLGDLAALAEFVRSHDVSDVGVLSERDLADVRRIRGRFAEVFANPEPRAASTIINELIAAAGTTPRLTDHDGYDWHIHYFAPGASVADHLAADCGMALAFFVVAGEQERLRRCEAPDCRRAFVDLSRNRSRRYCDSRTCGNRLHVAAYRARRKEAAG is encoded by the coding sequence GTGCTGATCACCCATGACACCCGGTGTTCTCTCGACTCCGTGGTCGATCTGGTGAACACCGCACCGGAGGACGACGGAGCCGACGGACTCGGCGACCTGGCGGCGCTCGCCGAATTCGTACGATCCCACGACGTGAGCGACGTCGGGGTGCTCTCGGAGCGTGACCTCGCCGATGTGCGGCGGATCCGCGGCCGCTTCGCGGAGGTCTTCGCGAACCCCGAGCCCCGGGCCGCGTCCACGATCATCAACGAACTGATCGCGGCGGCGGGCACCACGCCCCGGCTCACCGACCACGACGGCTACGACTGGCACATCCACTACTTCGCGCCCGGGGCGTCCGTCGCGGACCACCTGGCGGCCGACTGCGGGATGGCACTGGCCTTCTTCGTGGTCGCCGGCGAGCAGGAGCGCCTGCGACGCTGCGAGGCGCCGGACTGCCGGCGCGCCTTCGTCGACCTCTCCCGCAACCGCTCGCGCCGCTACTGCGACAGCCGCACCTGCGGGAACCGCCTGCACGTCGCCGCATACCGCGCCCGCCGCAAGGAAGCCGCGGGCTAG
- a CDS encoding SCO7613 C-terminal domain-containing membrane protein: protein MTNIPPPAEELRLLDWELRQLESRRTQLLRRRAWLLGVLHAAGPAGPPPRPAGPPGPGAAPPSAQNVLLTLGGVLLTIAAIAFTVVSWGHLGIGGRGAALGAVTLVALGAPALLLRRSLRSTAEAVAGLALALTVLDAYALRYLALPDMDALAYAAGTSAVLATLWAGYGLLLGGLRLPLPTAVATAQLPLVLWAGAVQAGDHAMTAALLVTAAFDTALALWTTVRSVRFVALVGGCALGLWGAASAGWLSSLATDPTAAARAGALLLFAALIALVAAWRAKEPQVATGAACAGGLLTVAAVGGVLRSALPAAWAVPGYLVCGIVLLAAVRLALPRPVRRGLVAASAAAQGLAALWALPVTAMALLAPVGWATRPWSTAPQDTRAALLTELPLPHPLLAPLALALVAGTLLVAPGLLGVPVGGPGPAASRLGAVTDPLGAASGQLGGAVRNLARYGAPALVWAAVVALPAGLGLPYAVGVSAHVMVVAALLAVVGRAVSGGQALLAAVLALVSSVSVAFLALATETATLAALGALTALFLAVCVQLTLRPRGAPAGAAVLTACAALTYATAFACAAGAAGGLRPGHVGLVSLAVPALAACAAARLGRHHLTLPVEIMAAASGTLAVTLTVGHAPTFALALALAGLIAAGTALRPDRHAVAYASGALFLLASWVRLAAWEVTAPEAYTLPATVPALLIGLLRRRRDPEVSSWTAYGPGLAATLLPSLAAAWGDPHWQRPLLLGVAALALTLAGARHRLRAPLVLGGVVLALDALHELAPYIVQVTGALPRWLPPALAGLLLLAVGATYEQRLRDARRFRNALGRMH, encoded by the coding sequence ATGACGAACATTCCGCCACCGGCCGAGGAGCTGCGCCTCCTCGACTGGGAGCTGCGCCAACTGGAGTCGCGCCGGACGCAGTTGCTGCGGCGCCGTGCCTGGCTGCTCGGGGTCCTGCACGCGGCGGGCCCGGCCGGGCCGCCCCCTCGCCCGGCCGGGCCGCCCGGCCCCGGTGCCGCGCCGCCGAGCGCGCAGAACGTCCTGCTGACACTGGGCGGCGTCCTGCTGACCATCGCGGCGATCGCCTTCACGGTGGTGAGCTGGGGCCACTTGGGCATCGGCGGACGCGGCGCGGCCCTCGGGGCGGTGACCCTGGTGGCGCTGGGCGCCCCCGCGCTCCTGCTGCGGCGCTCGTTGCGCTCGACGGCGGAGGCGGTGGCGGGCCTGGCGCTCGCGCTGACCGTCCTCGACGCGTACGCGCTGCGCTACCTGGCGCTGCCGGACATGGACGCCCTCGCCTACGCGGCCGGCACGTCGGCGGTTCTCGCCACCCTGTGGGCGGGGTACGGCCTGCTCCTCGGCGGACTGCGTCTGCCGCTGCCGACGGCGGTGGCCACGGCCCAACTCCCTCTGGTCCTCTGGGCGGGAGCCGTGCAGGCGGGTGATCACGCGATGACGGCCGCGCTGCTCGTGACGGCGGCGTTCGACACCGCGCTCGCGCTGTGGACGACCGTCAGGTCCGTGCGGTTCGTGGCGCTGGTGGGCGGTTGCGCGCTGGGCCTCTGGGGTGCGGCGAGCGCCGGTTGGCTCTCCTCTCTGGCGACGGATCCGACAGCGGCGGCACGCGCGGGCGCCCTCCTCCTGTTCGCGGCGCTGATCGCGCTCGTAGCGGCGTGGCGGGCGAAGGAGCCCCAGGTCGCCACCGGCGCCGCGTGCGCGGGGGGTCTGCTCACGGTGGCCGCGGTCGGCGGAGTACTGCGGTCCGCCCTGCCCGCGGCATGGGCAGTGCCGGGCTACCTGGTGTGCGGCATCGTGCTCCTGGCGGCTGTGCGCCTCGCGTTGCCGCGGCCGGTGCGACGGGGTCTCGTCGCCGCGTCGGCCGCGGCGCAGGGCCTCGCGGCGCTGTGGGCGCTGCCGGTGACCGCCATGGCCCTGCTCGCCCCGGTCGGGTGGGCCACCCGCCCCTGGTCGACCGCTCCGCAGGACACCCGCGCCGCCTTGCTCACCGAACTGCCCCTGCCCCACCCGCTCCTGGCCCCTCTGGCCCTCGCCCTGGTCGCGGGGACGCTGCTTGTGGCTCCCGGCCTGCTCGGAGTGCCGGTCGGCGGGCCCGGCCCGGCGGCCAGCAGGCTCGGTGCGGTCACCGATCCGCTCGGTGCGGCGTCGGGCCAACTCGGCGGCGCGGTCCGGAATCTCGCCCGTTATGGCGCACCCGCCCTCGTCTGGGCCGCCGTCGTCGCCCTGCCGGCCGGGCTCGGGCTTCCGTACGCCGTCGGGGTGTCGGCCCACGTCATGGTGGTCGCCGCTCTGCTCGCCGTCGTCGGCCGTGCCGTGTCCGGTGGGCAAGCCCTGCTGGCGGCGGTCCTGGCCCTTGTCTCCTCGGTGAGCGTCGCGTTCCTCGCCCTGGCCACCGAGACCGCGACTCTCGCCGCCCTCGGCGCGCTCACGGCCCTGTTCCTGGCGGTCTGCGTCCAGCTGACCCTCCGCCCGCGCGGGGCACCCGCGGGCGCCGCCGTACTCACGGCCTGCGCGGCCCTCACGTACGCCACCGCGTTCGCCTGCGCCGCGGGTGCCGCCGGTGGGCTGCGTCCGGGGCACGTCGGACTGGTCAGCCTGGCCGTCCCCGCGCTGGCCGCGTGCGCCGCGGCGCGCCTGGGGCGGCACCATCTGACCCTGCCCGTGGAGATCATGGCGGCCGCTTCCGGCACTCTCGCCGTCACCCTCACCGTGGGCCACGCCCCCACCTTCGCGCTCGCGCTGGCCCTCGCCGGGCTCATCGCGGCGGGTACCGCGCTCCGCCCCGACCGCCACGCCGTGGCATACGCGTCGGGCGCCCTGTTCCTCCTGGCGAGCTGGGTCCGCCTCGCCGCCTGGGAAGTCACGGCACCGGAGGCGTACACCCTGCCGGCCACCGTCCCCGCGCTGCTCATCGGCCTGCTGCGCAGGCGCCGCGATCCCGAGGTCTCCTCCTGGACGGCGTACGGCCCCGGCCTCGCCGCGACGCTGCTGCCGAGCCTCGCCGCCGCCTGGGGCGACCCGCACTGGCAGCGCCCGCTGCTGCTCGGCGTCGCGGCCCTCGCGCTGACCCTGGCGGGCGCCCGGCACCGGCTGCGCGCTCCGCTGGTCCTCGGCGGCGTGGTGCTCGCCCTGGACGCGCTGCACGAACTGGCCCCGTACATCGTGCAGGTGACCGGCGCGCTGCCCCGCTGGCTGCCGCCGGCCCTCGCGGGTCTGCTGCTCCTCGCCGTCGGGGCGACGTACGAGCAACGGCTGCGCGACGCACGCCGGTTCCGGAATGCGCTCGGCCGAATGCACTGA
- a CDS encoding TIGR02611 family protein: protein MNTGSNEPAGVAEPTVAADAEQPLGSRAPQYIQARKALHLSWQVGVFVVGLAVVVAGIIMLPLPGPGWLVIFGGMAIWATEFVWAQLVLRWTKRKVTEAAQRALDPKVRRRNIILTTIGLVIVAVLVAIYVWKFGITMPWKIEE, encoded by the coding sequence ATGAATACGGGGAGTAACGAACCCGCGGGGGTCGCGGAACCGACCGTCGCGGCAGACGCCGAGCAGCCGCTCGGATCACGAGCGCCGCAGTACATCCAGGCCCGCAAGGCGCTGCACCTCAGCTGGCAGGTGGGCGTCTTCGTCGTGGGGCTCGCGGTCGTCGTCGCGGGCATCATCATGCTGCCGCTGCCGGGCCCCGGCTGGCTGGTGATCTTCGGCGGCATGGCGATCTGGGCGACCGAGTTCGTCTGGGCCCAGCTGGTGCTGCGCTGGACGAAGCGCAAGGTCACGGAGGCCGCGCAGCGCGCCCTCGACCCCAAGGTGCGCCGCCGGAACATCATCCTGACGACCATCGGTCTGGTCATCGTCGCGGTGCTGGTCGCCATCTACGTCTGGAAGTTCGGCATCACGATGCCGTGGAAGATCGAGGAGTGA
- a CDS encoding SsgA family sporulation/cell division regulator codes for MNTTVSCELHLRLVVSSESSLPVPAGLRYDTADPYAVHATFHTGAEETVEWVFARDLLAEGLHRPTGTGDVRVWPSRSHGQGVVCIALSSPEGEALLEAPARALESFLKRTDAAVPPGTEHRHFDLDTELSHILAES; via the coding sequence ATGAACACCACGGTCAGCTGCGAGCTGCACCTGCGCCTCGTTGTGTCGAGCGAGTCCTCACTGCCTGTACCCGCAGGACTGCGGTATGACACGGCCGATCCCTATGCCGTGCACGCCACCTTCCACACCGGAGCCGAGGAGACGGTCGAGTGGGTGTTCGCCCGCGATCTCCTCGCCGAGGGCCTGCACCGGCCCACCGGAACCGGCGACGTCCGAGTCTGGCCGTCCCGGAGCCACGGTCAGGGCGTTGTCTGCATCGCCCTGAGCTCCCCGGAGGGGGAGGCTCTGCTCGAGGCCCCGGCGCGGGCCCTGGAGTCCTTCCTGAAGAGAACAGACGCGGCCGTGCCTCCCGGCACGGAACACCGTCACTTCGATCTCGACACGGAGCTGTCACACATCCTGGCCGAAAGTTAA
- a CDS encoding SRPBCC family protein: MNWCHYRFRSLWDLPGTPAEVYAVLERVEDYPLWWPQVREATPAGGRSGIARFRSFLPYDLHVTAHERRRDPGAGVLEIAMTGDLDGWARWTVGPGPRGTLARYDQEVEVRRPLLRRLAVPGRPVFLLNHALMMRAGRRGLTAYLEAV, encoded by the coding sequence ATGAACTGGTGCCACTACCGCTTCCGCAGTCTCTGGGACCTCCCCGGCACACCCGCCGAGGTCTATGCCGTCCTGGAGCGCGTCGAGGACTATCCGTTGTGGTGGCCGCAGGTGCGCGAGGCGACACCGGCCGGCGGCCGCAGCGGCATCGCCCGCTTCCGGTCCTTCCTTCCGTACGACCTTCACGTCACCGCACACGAGCGCCGCCGCGATCCCGGGGCAGGCGTCCTGGAGATCGCCATGACCGGCGACCTGGACGGCTGGGCCCGCTGGACGGTCGGACCCGGGCCGAGAGGGACGCTGGCCCGCTACGACCAGGAGGTCGAGGTGCGACGGCCCCTGCTGCGGCGCCTCGCCGTCCCCGGCAGACCCGTGTTCCTGCTCAACCACGCCCTGATGATGCGCGCGGGGCGCCGAGGCCTCACGGCGTATCTGGAAGCGGTTTGA
- a CDS encoding DUF4365 domain-containing protein — translation MALARPEQGGLLPERIAPPRGTLATTACMETLQVGYLHAVAAAAGCSLSQPFPDNGIDWHVSHSAPGHTVDDEVTIKVQLKCTYQIPPNPAAPTFSFTLDNAHLEKLARTPVSVHKILVVMLVPRSQDDWLRAGHDRLDLRHCCYWTNLAGHPVTGRRRTTVRIPTSRIFDDRALCEIMTRVGTGGRP, via the coding sequence ATGGCGCTCGCGCGGCCCGAACAGGGTGGGCTGCTGCCCGAGCGGATCGCACCGCCGCGCGGCACACTCGCCACCACCGCCTGTATGGAGACCCTCCAGGTGGGCTACCTGCACGCCGTGGCGGCCGCCGCGGGATGCTCCCTCTCCCAGCCCTTTCCGGACAACGGCATCGACTGGCACGTCAGCCACAGCGCCCCCGGGCACACGGTCGACGACGAGGTCACCATCAAGGTCCAGCTGAAGTGCACGTACCAGATACCGCCGAATCCGGCGGCGCCCACCTTCTCCTTCACGCTCGACAACGCGCACCTGGAGAAGCTCGCCCGCACACCGGTCTCGGTCCACAAGATCCTCGTCGTGATGCTCGTGCCCCGGTCGCAGGACGACTGGCTGCGCGCCGGCCACGACCGGCTCGACCTGCGGCACTGCTGCTACTGGACCAACCTCGCCGGACACCCGGTGACCGGCCGACGCAGGACCACCGTGCGCATCCCGACCTCGCGGATCTTCGACGACCGCGCGCTCTGCGAGATCATGACGCGGGTCGGAACGGGAGGGAGACCCTGA
- the thrS gene encoding threonine--tRNA ligase: MSDVRVIIQRDSEREERVVTTGTTAAELFAGERTIVAARVAGELKDLAYAVADGDEIEPVEISSEDGLDILRHSTAHVMAQAVQELYPDAKLGIGPPIRDGFYYDFDVKEPFTPEDLKRIEKKMQEIQKRGQRFSRRVTNDDDARVELADEPYKLELIGLKGNAANAADGADAEVGAGELTIYDNIDAKTGELCWKDLCRGPHLPTTRNIPAFKLMRSAAAYWRGSEKNPQLQRIYGTAWPSKDELKAHLEFLAEAEKRDHRKLGSELDLFSFPEEIGPGLAVFHPKGGVIRKVMEDYSRKRHEDSGYEFVNTPHISKEQLFEISGHLPHYAEGMFPPIEFDGQNYRLKAMNCPMHNLIFKSRGRSYRELPLRLFEFGTVYRYEKSGVVHGLTRSRGFTQDDSHIYCTREQMAEELDKLLTFVLDLLRDYGLNEFELELSTRDDSDKFIGSDEDWAEATEALRQAAEKQGLPLVPDPGGAAYYGPKISVQAKDAIGRSWQMSTLQVDFNQPKRFGLEYTAADGSKQQPVMLHRALFGSIERFFGVLLEHYAGAFPAWLAPVQAIGIPVGDAHVPYLQEFAEEARKRGLRVEVDASSDRMQKKIRNAQRGKVPFMVIVGDDDMNAGSVSFRYRDGSQENGIARDEAIAKLVDVVERRVQV; this comes from the coding sequence GTGTCAGACGTCCGTGTGATCATCCAACGCGATTCCGAGCGGGAAGAGCGCGTGGTGACGACGGGCACTACGGCGGCCGAGCTCTTCGCCGGTGAGCGCACCATCGTCGCCGCCCGCGTGGCCGGCGAGCTGAAGGACCTGGCGTACGCCGTGGCCGACGGCGACGAGATCGAGCCCGTCGAGATCTCCTCCGAGGACGGCCTGGACATCCTGCGCCACTCGACCGCGCACGTCATGGCGCAGGCCGTGCAGGAGCTGTACCCCGACGCCAAGCTGGGCATCGGCCCGCCCATCCGGGACGGCTTCTACTACGACTTCGACGTCAAGGAGCCCTTCACCCCCGAGGACCTCAAGCGCATCGAGAAGAAGATGCAGGAGATCCAGAAGCGGGGCCAGCGCTTCTCGCGCCGCGTCACCAACGACGACGACGCCCGCGTCGAGCTGGCCGACGAGCCGTACAAGCTGGAGCTGATCGGCCTCAAGGGCAACGCGGCGAACGCCGCCGACGGCGCGGACGCCGAGGTCGGCGCCGGCGAGCTGACGATCTACGACAACATCGACGCCAAGACCGGCGAGCTGTGCTGGAAGGACCTCTGCCGAGGCCCGCACCTGCCCACCACCCGGAACATCCCCGCGTTCAAGCTGATGCGTTCCGCCGCCGCCTACTGGCGCGGCAGCGAGAAGAACCCCCAGCTCCAGCGCATCTACGGCACCGCGTGGCCGTCGAAGGACGAGCTGAAGGCGCACCTGGAGTTCCTCGCCGAGGCCGAGAAGCGCGACCACCGCAAGCTCGGCTCCGAGCTGGACCTCTTCTCCTTCCCGGAGGAGATCGGCCCGGGTCTCGCGGTCTTCCACCCCAAGGGCGGCGTGATCCGCAAGGTGATGGAGGACTACTCCCGCAAGCGGCACGAGGACTCGGGCTACGAGTTCGTGAACACCCCGCACATCTCGAAGGAGCAGCTCTTCGAGATCTCCGGGCACCTTCCGCACTACGCCGAGGGCATGTTCCCGCCGATCGAGTTCGACGGGCAGAACTACCGCCTGAAGGCGATGAACTGCCCGATGCACAACCTCATCTTCAAGTCGCGGGGCCGCTCCTACCGCGAACTGCCCCTGCGGCTCTTCGAGTTCGGCACGGTGTACCGCTACGAGAAGTCGGGCGTCGTGCACGGCCTGACCCGCTCGCGCGGCTTCACGCAGGACGACTCGCACATCTACTGCACCAGGGAGCAGATGGCCGAGGAGCTGGACAAGCTCCTCACCTTCGTCCTGGACCTGCTGCGCGACTACGGCCTGAACGAGTTCGAGCTGGAGCTGTCCACCCGCGACGACTCCGACAAGTTCATCGGCTCCGACGAGGACTGGGCGGAGGCCACCGAGGCGCTGCGCCAGGCGGCCGAGAAGCAGGGCCTTCCGCTGGTGCCGGACCCGGGCGGCGCCGCGTACTACGGCCCGAAGATCTCGGTGCAGGCGAAGGACGCGATCGGCCGGTCCTGGCAGATGTCGACCCTCCAGGTGGACTTCAACCAGCCGAAGCGGTTCGGCCTGGAGTACACGGCGGCGGACGGCTCCAAGCAGCAGCCCGTCATGCTGCACCGCGCGCTGTTCGGCTCGATCGAGCGGTTCTTCGGCGTGCTTCTCGAGCACTACGCGGGCGCGTTCCCGGCGTGGCTCGCCCCGGTGCAGGCGATCGGGATCCCGGTCGGCGACGCGCACGTGCCCTACCTCCAGGAGTTCGCCGAGGAGGCCAGGAAGCGCGGGCTGCGGGTCGAGGTGGACGCCTCGTCGGACCGTATGCAGAAGAAGATCCGCAACGCTCAGCGCGGCAAGGTGCCGTTCATGGTCATCGTCGGTGACGACGACATGAACGCGGGCTCGGTGTCGTTCCGCTACCGGGACGGGTCGCAGGAGAACGGGATCGCCCGTGACGAGGCGATCGCGAAGCTCGTCGACGTGGTGGAGCGTCGCGTGCAGGTGTGA
- a CDS encoding 3'-5' exonuclease, with translation MTCWYEGPLAAFDTETTGVDVETDRIVSAAVVVQQGAGTRPRITRWLVNPGVPVPEEATAVHGLTEDHLQRNGRWPAPVMEEIARDLAEQGAAGRPIVVMNAPFDLTLLDRELRRHRASSLSRYMEGSSLCVIDPRVLDKQLDRYRKGRRTLTDLCAHYEVELAEAHDAAADAQAALDVVRAVGRRFAARLERLSPAELHTLQAVWHAAQARGLQAWFAKSGAPEAVDPAWPLRPELRAAA, from the coding sequence ATGACGTGCTGGTACGAGGGGCCCTTGGCCGCATTCGATACGGAGACCACAGGCGTCGACGTCGAGACCGACCGGATCGTGTCGGCCGCCGTCGTCGTCCAGCAGGGCGCGGGGACCCGTCCGCGCATCACCCGCTGGCTGGTGAACCCGGGCGTTCCGGTGCCCGAGGAGGCCACCGCGGTACACGGGCTGACGGAGGATCACCTTCAGCGCAACGGCCGCTGGCCCGCGCCGGTGATGGAGGAGATAGCGCGCGATCTGGCCGAACAGGGCGCGGCGGGACGGCCGATCGTGGTGATGAACGCGCCGTTCGACCTGACCCTCCTGGACCGGGAGCTGCGCAGGCACCGCGCCTCGTCGCTGAGCCGCTACATGGAGGGCTCGTCCCTCTGTGTGATCGATCCGCGGGTCCTGGACAAGCAGCTCGACCGCTACCGCAAGGGGCGCCGCACGCTCACCGACCTGTGCGCGCACTACGAGGTGGAGCTGGCGGAGGCCCATGACGCGGCGGCGGACGCGCAGGCCGCGCTCGATGTCGTACGTGCGGTGGGGCGCCGTTTCGCGGCCCGCCTGGAGCGGCTCTCGCCGGCCGAGCTGCATACGTTGCAGGCCGTGTGGCACGCGGCGCAGGCGCGCGGCCTCCAGGCATGGTTCGCGAAGAGCGGCGCACCGGAGGCGGTGGACCCGGCGTGGCCGCTGCGTCCCGAACTGCGGGCGGCCGCCTGA
- a CDS encoding HIT family protein, translated as MLTTMTSEPEQQIGVGTQDAFQRLWTPHRMAYIQGENKPTGPGADDGCPFCSIPAKSDEDGLVIARGEQVYAVLNLYPYNGGHLMVVPYRHVADYTDLTGPETAELGELTKQAMTALRTASGAHGFNIGMNQGAVAGAGIAAHLHQHVVPRWGGDTNFMPVVGHTKVLPQLLADTRKMLADVWPAS; from the coding sequence ATGCTGACCACCATGACGAGTGAGCCGGAGCAGCAGATCGGAGTGGGTACGCAGGACGCGTTCCAGCGCCTGTGGACGCCCCACCGGATGGCGTACATCCAGGGCGAGAACAAGCCCACGGGCCCGGGAGCCGACGACGGCTGCCCCTTCTGCTCCATCCCGGCCAAGTCCGACGAGGACGGCCTGGTGATCGCGCGCGGCGAGCAGGTGTACGCGGTGCTGAACCTCTACCCGTACAACGGCGGCCACCTGATGGTCGTCCCCTACCGCCACGTCGCCGACTACACCGACCTGACGGGCCCCGAGACCGCCGAGCTGGGCGAGCTGACCAAGCAGGCGATGACGGCCCTGCGCACCGCGTCCGGCGCGCACGGCTTCAACATCGGCATGAACCAGGGCGCCGTCGCGGGCGCCGGCATCGCCGCGCATCTGCACCAGCACGTCGTCCCGCGCTGGGGCGGCGACACCAACTTCATGCCGGTCGTCGGCCATACGAAGGTGCTGCCGCAGCTGCTCGCCGACACCCGCAAGATGCTCGCCGACGTCTGGCCCGCGAGCTAG
- a CDS encoding DsbA family protein, which yields MSDSPPDHPARPVVLDVWCELQCPDCGTALDDVRALRARYGDRVELRLRHFPLEKHKHSFAAAQAAEEAFEQGSGWPYVEAVLAGVQELDRRGEPFLVDTARQLGLDAEEFDTALIDGRHILIVDADQAEGKAIGVTGTPTYVIDGERLDGGKSQEGLRERVEAIIDRLLAAEGS from the coding sequence ATGAGCGACTCCCCTCCTGATCACCCCGCCCGCCCCGTCGTCCTCGACGTCTGGTGCGAGTTGCAGTGCCCCGACTGCGGTACCGCCCTGGACGACGTGCGCGCCCTGCGAGCCCGCTACGGCGACCGCGTCGAGCTGCGCCTGCGCCACTTCCCCCTGGAGAAGCACAAGCACTCCTTCGCCGCCGCCCAGGCCGCCGAGGAGGCCTTCGAGCAGGGCTCGGGCTGGCCGTACGTCGAAGCGGTGCTCGCCGGGGTCCAGGAGCTGGACCGCCGGGGCGAGCCCTTCCTGGTCGACACCGCGCGCCAACTGGGCCTGGACGCGGAGGAGTTCGACACCGCCCTGATCGACGGCCGGCACATCCTGATCGTCGACGCCGATCAGGCCGAGGGCAAGGCCATCGGCGTCACCGGCACGCCGACGTACGTCATCGACGGCGAGCGTCTGGACGGCGGCAAGAGCCAGGAGGGGCTGCGGGAGCGCGTCGAGGCGATCATCGACCGCCTCCTTGCCGCCGAGGGCTCCTAG